The following DNA comes from Mycolicibacterium aromaticivorans JS19b1 = JCM 16368.
ACCCGCCTCGGCAACGGCGGGCTGCGCCGCCGAGCGGTACAGCGCGAGGATGGCCCGACCCATCTCGGGTCCGTGCGCCAAGGCCAGTTCGGTGGCGACGGCCGCGGAGATGCCCATCCCGGTCAGCAGGGCGACCCGGTCCTCGAGCGAGGCGGCGACCATGGCCTCGACGGCCTCTTCGCCGGCGCCCGGGGTCTGCCACACCTGGGCCATGTCGTGCCAGACGTAGTCGGGATGCAGAATCCCCAGCACGTCACTGGCCCAGCTGCGGACTAGTTCGGGACGATGGATCACGGCGTTGAGCACATGGCCGCCGCCCCAGTCGTGTCCCACGAGGTCGACGGGGTCGTCGAACCCCTCCACTTGGCCGATGAGCCAGTCCCGGTAGGCCACCATCGTTGCCGGGAAGTCGTCGGGCAGCGGCGCACCGAACCCCGGCGGCGACAACCGCACCACGTCGTCGCGACCGAGTGCCTCGACCAGCGGGCCCCAGATCACGTCGGTTTCCGGATTGCCATGAACCAGAACGACAGTCATGGCGTCATCCTGGCATGGCCGTCAGACGAGAAGAACCGCCCATCTGGCCGTCGGTCGACCGGTGCTAGGTTTTGACAGGCGTCAAACGCCGTCACGACTACAGATAGGGGCCGTCGATGGATCCTCGGACGCCGGTATTGGTCGCGGCGGGACAGATCAACCAGCGCGACGACGCGCAGATCGAACCCGTCGACCTGGTGGCTGCGGCCGCGCGCGAGGCCGCCGACCCGACGGTCTTGCAGGCCATCGACGCCATCCGGGTGGTCAACCTGCTGTCGTGGCGTTACCGCGACCCGGGTCTGCTGCTGGGCCAGCGAATCGGCGCCCGCAATCCTTCGACCTACTACACCGGGGTGGGCGGCAACACGCCCCAGTCCCTGGTCAATCAGGCCTGCCTGGACATCCAGCAGGGTCGCGCCGAGGTCGTCCTGCTCGCCGGCGGCGAGACGTGGCGAAACCGAAAGCGTATGCAGGCCAACGGAATCAAGCCCCACTGGACCCGCCAGGGTGAGGATGTCGCAGTGCCGCCGGGCGCCGAGGACGAGGTTCCGATGTCCAGCCCCGCCGAAGAGCGCATCGGGCTGTTGCTGCCGTCGCACGTCTATCCGCTCTTCGAGCAGGCGCTGCGGATCTCGCGCGGCGAGAGTGTGGCCGATCATCAGCGCCGTGTCGCGGAGCTGTGGTCCCGGTTCAGCGCCGTGGCGGCGGACAATCCGCAGGCATGGGTCCGTGAGGCGCGCAGCGCCGAGGAGATCGGGCAGGCCGGTCCGGACAACCGGATGATCAGCTGGCCGTATCCGAAGCTGATGAACTCCAACAACATGGTCAACCAGGCCGCCGTGGTCATCCTGTGCTCGGCCGAGAAGGCTGCCGCGTTGCAGATCCCGCGCGATCAGTGGGTCTTTCCCTACGCGGGCACCGACTCGCATGACACCTACTCGGTGGCCGAACGCCACGAGTTGCACCGGTCACCCGCGATCAGGATCGCCGGGCGCCGCGCGCTCGAACTCGCCGGAGTCGGCGTCGACGACCTGGCCCACATCGACGTCTACTCGTGCTTCCCGTCGGCGGTGCAGGTGGCCGCGGGCGAACTGGGCCTGGCCACCGACGACCCGCAGCGGCCGTTGACCGTCACCGGCGGACTGACCTTCGCCGGCGGCCCGTGGAACAACTACGTCATGCACTCCATCGCCACCATGGCCGGGTTGTTGCGCGACGACCCCGCGGCCTACGGCCTCATCACCGCCAACGGCGGCTTCCTCACCAAGCACAGCTTCGGTGTGTACAGCGCGACCCCGCCGCCGGCGGCGTTCCGCTGGGAGGACGTCCAGTCCGAGGTCGACCGCGAACCCACCCGTACCGCAGTGGTCGAATGGGAGGGCGAGGGCACCGTCGAGTCCTGGACAACCCCGTTCGATCGCGACGGCCGTCCGGAGAAGGCGTTCCTGGCGGTGCGGACCCCCGACGACTCCCGCGCGATGGCCGTAATCGACGACGCCGAGGCGGCGGCGGTCACCGTGGCCGAAGACATCGCCGGCGCCAAGGTCCGGGTGCATGCCGACGGCCGGGCCACCCTGTCCTGATCCGCTTCTGCCTTGGGGAGAAAACGGCGATCTTTTCCCTGTGACCTGCTTACAGTCGAAGGTCGATGGAGGAACTAGGGGCGTGGCATGCGGATCTTGCTCACCGAAGTCACCGGAGAGCTAGGTCGCGCCCTCGCCCAGAGTCTGCTGGCTACGGGCCATGATGTGTACGGCATCGCCGAGCGTCCGCACCGCTACCTCGATCCGGGCGTCGAATTCATCGCCGCGACGCTGAGCCACCCGGTGCTGTACCGATTGGCCGAGTTGGCCGATGTGGTCGTCCCGTTGCCCGCCGAAGGGCGTGACCTGACCCGCCCCGCCGATGTCGCCCGTGTCTGTGACGCCGCCGCCCGCGGCGGTGCGCGGATTGTGTTCCCGTCCCTGTCCGTGCTGGCCCCGACTGGCTCTCAACAGGTGGAAGACCTGGTCAGCACCGGCTGGGCGCCGAACCTGGTGGTGCGCATCGCCGCGCCGATGGGCCGCCAGTGCGACGGCTTGGTCTGCCGCTCGGTCGCGGCCGTGCTGGATGCCGACGCCACCGGACCGCTTCATGTGCTGCACGTCGACGACCTGATCCGGTTCCTGGTTCTCGCTGTCGGAACCGACCGCACCGGTGTCGTCGACCTGGGTGGGGTCGACACCACCACCGTCGTCTCCGCGGCCCGGCTCCTCGGTGGGGTGGACCCGCGACCCAGGGTGCGCGGTGTGCCTGGCTGGCCGCAGCTGTGTGCGCCGCTCGACCTGGAACGGCTGCGAACCGAGTGGGGCTTCGAATGCGGCTGGGGCGCAAGCGATGCCGTCGCCGACACGGTACGTGGGCTTCAGGGCCGCAAGATCAGCGTGGCCGGCGCGATCGCGGTAAGCGGGCGAGTCCCGTTGCCCGTCACCGCCGTTCCGCGGGCGGGTGGCGTCAGCGCCGCACCCGAGGGTATCGACGGCGAACTCGATGACCGGATCGACCCGCGTTTCCCGGTGTTCGTGGCAGGCCCGCTGAGTGAAGCCACGGCGGGCCCGCTCACCCCGATGTCGCTGGATCTCCATCTGGGCGGCTTGCGGCTCGCCGGCCGGTCGTTGGCCGCTCTGCTGGATCTGCGCGGCGCGGTCGCCGGCGAATGGGAGAGCCGTCTATTCGCGTCTTTCGGCCACCGGATCTATCTGGGCGCTTCGGCCCTCGCGGCCGCCGAGCCCCGACTTCCGGCCCGTGCGGCCGTTCTCTCGCGGCGATTGCGCGCCGCCGCTGACGTGCCGACGCCGGGCCCGGCTGCGCTCGTCACGGTCACCGGCGCCATGTCGGCGAGCCGTCTGCAGGCCAGCGCACGCATGTTCGGCCGCCACCTGCGGGCCTACCGCGACGCCGCCGACGCCGAACGGCGCGACACCGCCAAGCTCGAGCTGCTGCGCGATGCCCAGCTCGATGCCCGAATCCGGTTGCTGTGCAGCCGAATTCACGAGGGATGGACCCTGAGCGCGCTTGCGGTCGTGCTCGCCGAGGTGGCCCCGGCGCAACTGGGCGGGGCGGATCAGCCGGTGAGCGTCAGCGCCGAGGTCGCGTCGCTGGCGCGGGTGCTGCGCGCCCATCCATACGCGCGCGCCGCGTTGGAGGCCGGCGATATGGCGGCCACCCGCACCGGCGCGCCGATGCTGGCGAGTGCGTTCGCCGCGGCGCTGGCCCATCTGGGGCACCGCGGGCCGGGGGCCGTCGAGCTCGCGACGTCGGTGCTCGGTGATCGTCCCGACGCACTGCTTGCGGCGGCCACCCGGGTTCGCGATTCAGGAGCCGACGACCCCGTGGCGGTTCCCGCCGCTGCGGCCTGCCGGGTAGTGGCCTATGACACCACCCTGCGGTACACCCATCAGCTTCGGCTCGCGGTGCGGGAATTGGGCCGCCGGCTGGTGGCGGCGGACAAGATCGCGGTGCTCGACGACATCTTCGAGTTGACCATCGACGAGGCACTGGCCGTGCCCGCCGACACCCGGTTGCGCATCAAACGCCGCATCGCCGAACGCGAGCGATTGCAGGCCGTGCGGCTGCCTGCCGTCATCGACGGTGCCTGGACACCGGTCGCCGCAGCCGAACCCGCGCGGGCCGGCGACGAGCTGCACGGAACCGGACTGTTCCCCGGCGTCGTGGAAGGCACGGTCCGGGTGGTCGATTCGGCGGCCGACGCCGGGCTGGGCGCGGCGGAAATCGCCGTGGTCTCCGCAGCCGACCTCGACGCGGTGGCGCTGCTGGGTACACCCGCCGCGGTGCTGACCGACGGCGGTGCCACGCTGGGTGATGTGGGCATCTTCGCCGCCGGCTTCGGTGTTCCGTTCGTCGCCGGGGTCGCCGCGGGGTTGTCTACCGGCATGCAGGTCCGGGTCGACGCCTCGGCGGGTCAGGTCACGGTGCTGGCACCTGCCTGCGACGTGGCGCGGGTGTGACGCGGTATACCGTGGCCCGGTGATGTGGCGGACCATAGCGACGTTCTCGGCACTGTGGTGGGTGCTGATCGCCGCCCCGGCGCTGATCGCCACCCGGTTACTCGACCATGCCGGCGCCACTTCGGCCAAAGGCTGGGTGCTCGGTGTCTGGCTCGGCGGTTACGTCGCGCAGTTCGTTGTGTTCCTGGCGATTTCGCGCCGGTCACCGCGTCCGGCGTTGCTTGGCTGGGTGATCGCCTCGACGGTGCCGTGGGCCGCCGACTGGACGACCCCGTTGTCGGTGTGGTGGTTGGCGCTGTGGAGCACCGTCGTCCTCGGCTACGCCGCGTGGCTGGTTGTTGCCGTGTCTCGGGTGGATCAGTTGCGCAGCGCCGGGGTGTCCGCCACAGGTGTCGTGCTGGAGGTCATCAGGCCGACGTTCAACGTAGTGGTCAACAAGGATGCCAGCCGCCGCGTGCTGCGGCTGCGCATCGAAAGCTCCGACGGTGCAACACCTTACGAGGCCAGGGTGGCGGCGACGTTCACCTTGGGTGAGCTGCCCGAGGCCGACGACCGGGTGTCGGTGCGGATCGATCCGGCTCGCCCGCAACTCGTCGAACTCATCGACGACGAGCCGATTGTTCGGGCCGCGCCGCAGCGGGACGACCTGCCGCCCGAGCTGGCCGAGCGACTGCAGACGTTGAAGACCATGCGCGACCGCGGCGACCTCACCGACACCGAATTCGCCACGGCGCGACAACGACTACTCGAATCACCCGCCGAGTAGTTCGCGCAGCCGCAGCGCGTTCCGGACGGCGTGACCCTGGCCGTCGTTGTTGAAATAGACCAGCACCCGCCGGTCCTGATCCTGCCATT
Coding sequences within:
- a CDS encoding alpha/beta fold hydrolase; the protein is MTVVLVHGNPETDVIWGPLVEALGRDDVVRLSPPGFGAPLPDDFPATMVAYRDWLIGQVEGFDDPVDLVGHDWGGGHVLNAVIHRPELVRSWASDVLGILHPDYVWHDMAQVWQTPGAGEEAVEAMVAASLEDRVALLTGMGISAAVATELALAHGPEMGRAILALYRSAAQPAVAEAGRMLVNATARPGLALLATEDHFVGTDEQRRAAAEQAGARTEVLDGLGHWWMLQDPVRGATALTRFWDSLD
- a CDS encoding acetyl-CoA acetyltransferase, coding for MDPRTPVLVAAGQINQRDDAQIEPVDLVAAAAREAADPTVLQAIDAIRVVNLLSWRYRDPGLLLGQRIGARNPSTYYTGVGGNTPQSLVNQACLDIQQGRAEVVLLAGGETWRNRKRMQANGIKPHWTRQGEDVAVPPGAEDEVPMSSPAEERIGLLLPSHVYPLFEQALRISRGESVADHQRRVAELWSRFSAVAADNPQAWVREARSAEEIGQAGPDNRMISWPYPKLMNSNNMVNQAAVVILCSAEKAAALQIPRDQWVFPYAGTDSHDTYSVAERHELHRSPAIRIAGRRALELAGVGVDDLAHIDVYSCFPSAVQVAAGELGLATDDPQRPLTVTGGLTFAGGPWNNYVMHSIATMAGLLRDDPAAYGLITANGGFLTKHSFGVYSATPPPAAFRWEDVQSEVDREPTRTAVVEWEGEGTVESWTTPFDRDGRPEKAFLAVRTPDDSRAMAVIDDAEAAAVTVAEDIAGAKVRVHADGRATLS
- a CDS encoding SHOCT domain-containing protein, which codes for MWRTIATFSALWWVLIAAPALIATRLLDHAGATSAKGWVLGVWLGGYVAQFVVFLAISRRSPRPALLGWVIASTVPWAADWTTPLSVWWLALWSTVVLGYAAWLVVAVSRVDQLRSAGVSATGVVLEVIRPTFNVVVNKDASRRVLRLRIESSDGATPYEARVAATFTLGELPEADDRVSVRIDPARPQLVELIDDEPIVRAAPQRDDLPPELAERLQTLKTMRDRGDLTDTEFATARQRLLESPAE